Proteins found in one Melospiza melodia melodia isolate bMelMel2 chromosome 13, bMelMel2.pri, whole genome shotgun sequence genomic segment:
- the LOC134424476 gene encoding carbohydrate sulfotransferase 5-like isoform X1 — MARIRIPSTIVIIFVTVQTGFLLFMYARYSSFMPQSEEKPSQVHILILSSWRSGSSFVGQLFSQHPSVFYLMEPAWHVWVTMYQNSAKVLHMAVRDLVRSVFLCDMSVFDAYMPWKRNLSDLFQWAASRALCSAPACDSFQRTDITSELACKTLCGRYPFSKVEEACKTYSHVVIKEVRFFDLKVLYPLLTDPSLNLKIIHLVRDPRAVVKSREQSVKALARDNGIVLSTNGTKVEDSKYKVMQEVCRSHVQIYETATLKPPNFLKDRYLMVRFEDLVRDPLSEISEMYKFADLSLTPRLKSWVYNITHGQGPGEKKEAFKITSRDAVSVSQAWRNVLSFQKVKKIQEVCKGAINSLGYQLVDSEKEQRDLTLDLVLPRRQNQFSWSSFNPKH, encoded by the coding sequence ATGGCAAGGATTCGGATTCCTAGCACAATTGTTATAATTTTTGTTACAGTTCAGACTGGATTCTTACTCTTCATGTATGCCCGGTACAGTAGCTTCATGCCTCAGTCTGAGGAGAAACCATCACAAGTCCACATACTTATTCTCTCCTCTTGGCGGTCAGGATCTTCTTTTGTTGGTCAACTTTTCAGCCAGCACCCCAGTGTCTTCTACCTGATGGAGCCTGCATGGCATGTGTGGGTTACAATGTACCAGAACAGTGCCAAAGTCTTACACATGGCAGTGCGGGATTTAGTCAGGTCGGTCTTTCTGTGTGACATGTCTGTGTTTGATGCTTACATGCCTTGGAAAAGAAACTTATCCGATCTTTTCCAGTGGGCAGCAAGTCGGGCTCTGTGTTCAGCTCCTGCTTGTGACTCTTTTCAACGTACCGACATAACCAGTGAACTGGCATGCAAGACTCTTTGTGGACGGTATCCATTCAGCAAGGTGGAGGAAGCCTGTAAAACTTACAGCCATGTTGTCATCAAGGAAGTTAGATTCTTTGACTTGAAGGTCCTATACCCCCTCCTCACTGATCCATCCCTGAATCTCAAAATTATTCACCTGGTCCGTGACCCCAGGGCAGTTGTTAAGTCACGGGAACAATCGGTAAAAGCGTTAGCCCGTGACAATGGAATTGTCTTGAGTACCAATGGCACTAAAGTGGAAGATAGCAAATACAAAGTAATGCAAGAGGTTTGTAGAAGTCATGTTCAGATTTATGAAACAGCAACTCTAAAACCACCTAATTTCCTGAAAGATCGCTATTTAATGGTCCGTTTTGAAGATCTGGTAAGAGATCCATTATCAGAAATCTCAGAAATGTATAAATTTGCAGATCTTAGTTTGACTCCCAGGCTCAAAAGCTGGGTTTATAATATCACTCATGGACAGGGaccgggggaaaaaaaagaagccttCAAAATAACATCCCGAGATGCAGTTAGTGTTTCACAGGCCTGGAGAAATGTTCTTTCCTTTCAGAAAGTTAAGAAAATACAGGAAGTTTGCAAAGGTGCTATAAACAGTCTTGGTTATCAGCTAGTGGATTCAGAAAAAGAACAAAGAGATCTGACATTAGATTTGGTGTTGCCAAGACGACAAAATCAATTCAGCTGGTCATCATTTAATCCAAAGCACTGA
- the LOC134424476 gene encoding carbohydrate sulfotransferase 5-like isoform X2, whose translation MPFKNSYLILFSIHFLLQKVRIFFFHYSSSVRMARIRIPSTIVIIFVTVQTGFLLFMYARYSSFMPQSEEKPSQVHILILSSWRSGSSFVGQLFSQHPSVFYLMEPAWHVWVTMYQNSAKVLHMAVRDLVRSVFLCDMSVFDAYMPWKRNLSDLFQWAASRALCSAPACDSFQRTDITSELACKTLCGRYPFSKVEEACKTYSHVVIKEVRFFDLKVLYPLLTDPSLNLKIIHLVRDPRAVVKSREQSVKALARDNGIVLSTNGTKVEDSKYKVMQEVCRSHVQIYETATLKPPNFLKDRYLMVRFEDLVRDPLSEISEMYKFADLSLTPRLKSWVYNITHGQGPGEKKEAFKITSRDAVSVSQAWRNVLSFQKVKKIQEVCKGAINSLGYQLVDSEKEQRDLTLDLVLPRRQNQFSWSSFNPKH comes from the exons ATGCCATTCAAAAATAGTTACCTGATTTTATTCTCTATACACTTCTTACTTCAGAAGGTCAGAATTTT cttttttcATTACTCTTCCTCGGTGAGAATGGCAAGGATTCGGATTCCTAGCACAATTGTTATAATTTTTGTTACAGTTCAGACTGGATTCTTACTCTTCATGTATGCCCGGTACAGTAGCTTCATGCCTCAGTCTGAGGAGAAACCATCACAAGTCCACATACTTATTCTCTCCTCTTGGCGGTCAGGATCTTCTTTTGTTGGTCAACTTTTCAGCCAGCACCCCAGTGTCTTCTACCTGATGGAGCCTGCATGGCATGTGTGGGTTACAATGTACCAGAACAGTGCCAAAGTCTTACACATGGCAGTGCGGGATTTAGTCAGGTCGGTCTTTCTGTGTGACATGTCTGTGTTTGATGCTTACATGCCTTGGAAAAGAAACTTATCCGATCTTTTCCAGTGGGCAGCAAGTCGGGCTCTGTGTTCAGCTCCTGCTTGTGACTCTTTTCAACGTACCGACATAACCAGTGAACTGGCATGCAAGACTCTTTGTGGACGGTATCCATTCAGCAAGGTGGAGGAAGCCTGTAAAACTTACAGCCATGTTGTCATCAAGGAAGTTAGATTCTTTGACTTGAAGGTCCTATACCCCCTCCTCACTGATCCATCCCTGAATCTCAAAATTATTCACCTGGTCCGTGACCCCAGGGCAGTTGTTAAGTCACGGGAACAATCGGTAAAAGCGTTAGCCCGTGACAATGGAATTGTCTTGAGTACCAATGGCACTAAAGTGGAAGATAGCAAATACAAAGTAATGCAAGAGGTTTGTAGAAGTCATGTTCAGATTTATGAAACAGCAACTCTAAAACCACCTAATTTCCTGAAAGATCGCTATTTAATGGTCCGTTTTGAAGATCTGGTAAGAGATCCATTATCAGAAATCTCAGAAATGTATAAATTTGCAGATCTTAGTTTGACTCCCAGGCTCAAAAGCTGGGTTTATAATATCACTCATGGACAGGGaccgggggaaaaaaaagaagccttCAAAATAACATCCCGAGATGCAGTTAGTGTTTCACAGGCCTGGAGAAATGTTCTTTCCTTTCAGAAAGTTAAGAAAATACAGGAAGTTTGCAAAGGTGCTATAAACAGTCTTGGTTATCAGCTAGTGGATTCAGAAAAAGAACAAAGAGATCTGACATTAGATTTGGTGTTGCCAAGACGACAAAATCAATTCAGCTGGTCATCATTTAATCCAAAGCACTGA
- the TMEM231 gene encoding transmembrane protein 231, translated as MAGVELYSHPALYTRYRAGFCSAAALALLLITALTYVPPLLLAYRSHGFWLKQSAYLEQPTVRFRYEALFVATIGSSPGSFLAWSTFPAFNRLQEDRLRVPLLSMREEDKNQDGKMDQLHFKLELPLQPTEHVVGVQLILLFSYQLYRMSTFVMQSMAFLQFFSPVPGSQLYMNGDLKLNQRQLLNHCGLDTRYNVSVVNGTSPFASDYDLANIIAAYWDRNVTTVFSDPSPVWMTGRATDTPFIINATIHYPVEVILYQPGFWEIIKFAWIQYVSILLIFLWVFGRIKTFLFQNQVLTTIPVSPVLPVSPVLSYKQHQS; from the exons ATGGCTGGCGTGGAGCTGTACTCGCATCCCGCGCTGTACACGCGCTACCGAGCTGGGTTCTGCTCCGCCGCTGCACTGGCGCTGTTGCTCATCACGGCGCTCACCTATGTGCCGCCGCTGCTCTTGGCCTACCGGAGCCACG GTTTCTGGCTGAAGCAGAGCGCGTACCTGGAGCAGCCCACTGTTCGTTTCCGGTACGAGGCTCTCTTCGTCGCCACCATCGGGTCCAGCCCGGGCAGTTTCTTGGCGTGGAGCACATTCCCAGCGTTCAACAGGCTCCAGGAGGACCGGCTCCGAGTCCCGCTCCTGTCG aTGAGAGAAGAAGACAAAAATCAAGATGGCAAAATGGATCAGTTGCATTTTAAACTGGAACTTCCATTACAACCAACAGAGCATGTAGTTGGCGTTCAGCTGATTCTACTCTTTTCCTACCAGCTATAT AGAATGTCGACATTTGTGATGCAGAGCATGGCTTTTCTTCAGTTTTTTtctcctgtgccagggtctcaacTCTATATGAATGGAGATTTGAAATTAAACCAGAGGCAATTACTTAACCACTGTGGACTGGATACCAGATACAAT GTGTCTGTGGTCAATGGCACAAGCCCTTTTGCAAGTGACTATGATCTGGCAAACATCATTGCAGCATATTGGGATAGAAATG TGACAACAGTCTTTTCAGATCCCAGCCCTGTTTGGATGACTGGAAGAGCAACGGATACACCATTTATCATTAATGCCACTATTCATTACCCAGTGGAAGTTATCTT ATATCAGCCAGGATTTTGGGAAATTATTAAATTTGCCTGGATCCAGTATGTCAGCATCCTCCTTATCTTTCTTTGGGTGTTCGGTAGGATTAAGACATTTTTGTTCCAGAATCAGGTGTTGACTACAATTCCAGTATCACCAGTTCTGCCTGTATCTCCAGTACTATCCTACAAACAGCACCAGTCCTGA
- the GABARAPL2 gene encoding gamma-aminobutyric acid receptor-associated protein-like 2: MKWMFKEDHALEHRCVESAKIRAKYPDRVPVIVEKVSGSQIVDIDKRKYLVPSDITVAQFMWIIRKRIQLPSEKAIFLFVDKTVPQSSLTMGQLYEKEKDEDGFLYVAYSGENTFGF; encoded by the exons ATGAAGTGGATGTTCAAGGAGGACCACGCGCTGG AGCACAGATGTGTCGAGTCCGCAAAAATCCGAGCCAAATACCCCGACCGTGTCCCG GTCATAGTGGAGAAGGTCTCAGGATCTCAGATTGTTGATATTGACAAGAGGAAGTACTTAGTTCCGTCTGACATCACTGTGGCCCAGTTCATGTGGATCATCAGGAAGAGGATTCAACTGCCATCTGAGAAGGCAATATTCCTCTTTGTAGACAAGACTGTCCCACAATCCAG ctTAACTATGGGACAACTTTATGAGAAGGAAAAGGATGAGGATGGATTCTTGTATGTTGCCTACAGTGGAGAGAACACATTTGGTTTCTGA